From Pedobacter indicus, a single genomic window includes:
- the wecB gene encoding non-hydrolyzing UDP-N-acetylglucosamine 2-epimerase yields the protein MKTTIIAGARPNFMKIAPIIHAIEKSKKSGNNIDYRLIHTGQHYDKKMSGDFFEQLQIPEPHANLEAGGGTQAEQTAAIMIRFEKELQANPTDLVIVVGDVTSTMACAVTAQKMHTKVAHVEAGIRSDDWTMPEEINRLVTDSVTNYFFTTSDIANENLKGSGVEEDRIFFVGNTMIDTLLEQRPRFQKPAIWDKLKLKEKEYFVMTLHRPANVDEEEKLKELMDEIVNNSQNLPLVFPVHPRTAKILSNVGVSHPRLHMVEPLSYLEFNYLVERAKAVVTDSGGITEETTVMGVPCMTLRDNTERPETITLGTNELLGTDPKAIKPAMEKLFAGTWKKGDVIPLWDGKTAERIVDILTILDFD from the coding sequence ATGAAAACTACCATCATAGCAGGTGCACGTCCCAATTTTATGAAAATTGCGCCTATTATACACGCCATTGAAAAGTCAAAAAAATCAGGTAATAACATCGATTACAGATTAATACACACTGGACAACACTATGATAAAAAGATGTCTGGTGATTTTTTTGAACAATTACAGATCCCAGAGCCCCATGCAAATTTAGAGGCTGGAGGTGGTACGCAAGCGGAACAAACTGCGGCGATAATGATCAGATTTGAAAAAGAATTGCAAGCGAACCCGACTGACCTTGTAATAGTGGTGGGTGATGTTACATCGACAATGGCATGCGCAGTCACTGCACAAAAGATGCATACTAAAGTTGCACACGTTGAAGCTGGTATCAGGTCTGATGATTGGACGATGCCAGAAGAGATTAATCGTTTGGTAACAGATAGTGTTACTAATTATTTCTTTACTACTTCCGATATAGCGAATGAAAACCTCAAAGGATCCGGTGTAGAAGAAGATCGCATTTTCTTTGTTGGAAACACAATGATCGACACCCTATTAGAGCAGCGACCACGTTTTCAAAAACCTGCAATTTGGGATAAATTGAAACTAAAGGAAAAAGAGTATTTTGTTATGACTCTTCATCGTCCTGCGAATGTAGACGAAGAAGAAAAGTTGAAAGAATTGATGGATGAAATTGTAAATAATTCACAAAATCTTCCTTTAGTTTTTCCTGTTCACCCACGTACTGCCAAAATCCTGTCAAATGTTGGTGTTTCTCATCCTCGCCTACATATGGTTGAACCCTTAAGTTATTTGGAATTCAATTATCTTGTGGAACGTGCCAAAGCTGTTGTTACTGACTCAGGTGGTATCACAGAAGAAACTACGGTAATGGGTGTTCCTTGTATGACGCTACGCGATAATACTGAACGGCCTGAAACAATCACATTAGGTACAAATGAACTGTTGGGTACCGATCCAAAAGCTATCAAACCGGCAATGGAAAAATTATTTGCAGGTACGTGGAAAAAGGGG
- a CDS encoding glycosyltransferase family 4 protein, protein MIENSNLRILVITNILPISEIERKKNENDVILETEKKFKLYYPNIEFKYIFVTPYSNIILSVFSKRWLSYYKLRRGKTYSLADHTVHIYGLLMFPIKFSFRKLFYKLSYFFNRKMIARVIKDFEPSVIHAQNVDEDVSLARYIFKEYGIPYIVTLRSIQRKDSVVKTNLVGPSSYIAISFMQKKIANSFGIDPVFIPHGIPDSFFSTIESHEKRDTRIRIISVCRLLKLKNLDMVIKALATVNYDYTYHIYGDGPEKQNLERLITRFDLSNKVTLHGFVPNRELPGILSNMDLFVMPSFPETLGRVYLEAMACGLPIIGVKNTGIDGIVENGKHGFLVDIDDERSLERVLTKVFDNPDQLREMSVNARKLVEAFRWEIIIEKLHNVYIMSRDNS, encoded by the coding sequence ATGATTGAAAATTCAAATTTACGTATTTTAGTGATTACTAACATACTACCTATTTCGGAAATAGAAAGAAAAAAGAATGAGAATGATGTAATTCTGGAGACTGAAAAGAAATTTAAACTCTATTATCCAAATATTGAGTTTAAGTATATATTTGTTACTCCTTATTCTAATATTATACTCTCTGTTTTTTCGAAAAGATGGCTTTCGTATTACAAATTAAGAAGAGGTAAAACCTATTCGTTGGCGGATCATACCGTTCATATATATGGTTTATTGATGTTTCCAATTAAATTTTCATTTCGGAAATTATTTTATAAACTCAGCTACTTTTTTAATAGAAAGATGATAGCAAGAGTTATTAAAGATTTCGAACCATCTGTGATTCATGCTCAGAATGTTGATGAAGATGTTTCCCTTGCAAGATATATTTTTAAAGAATATGGTATACCTTATATCGTGACTCTAAGAAGTATCCAAAGAAAGGATTCAGTAGTTAAAACCAATTTGGTCGGTCCATCCTCATATATTGCCATTAGTTTCATGCAAAAAAAAATAGCTAATTCCTTCGGTATTGATCCTGTATTCATCCCTCACGGGATTCCTGATTCTTTTTTTTCAACAATTGAAAGTCATGAAAAAAGAGACACTCGTATTAGAATTATTTCTGTGTGTCGTTTGCTGAAATTGAAAAATTTAGACATGGTTATTAAGGCATTGGCTACAGTGAATTATGATTACACGTATCATATATATGGTGATGGACCTGAAAAGCAAAATTTAGAAAGATTAATTACTAGGTTTGATCTATCAAATAAAGTCACACTTCATGGTTTTGTTCCAAATAGAGAGTTGCCTGGTATCCTTTCTAATATGGATTTATTTGTCATGCCGAGTTTTCCAGAGACATTAGGTCGGGTATACCTCGAAGCGATGGCATGTGGACTGCCAATCATTGGTGTTAAAAACACCGGAATTGACGGAATAGTTGAAAACGGAAAACATGGCTTTCTTGTAGATATTGATGACGAGAGATCATTGGAGCGGGTATTGACAAAAGTTTTTGATAATCCCGATCAGTTGAGAGAAATGAGTGTAAACGCGCGAAAATTAGTTGAAGCTTTCCGCTGGGAAATTATCATCGAAAAGCTTCATAATGTATATATAATGTCTCGAGATAATTCTTAG